The DNA window CGCCCACCAGCACCTCCACCACGGTGTCGGCGACGAGCACCTCAACCACAAGCACTCCGACGGCCAGCCCTTCGACAACCACCAGCccttcgacgacgaccagccCTTCGACGACGACTAGCCCTTCGACAACCACCagcccgtcgacgacgaccagccCTTCGACGGCCAGCACTTCGACAACCACCAGCCCGTCGACAACCACCAGGCCTTCGACAACCACCAGCCCGTCGACAACCACCAGCCCTTCGACAACCACCAGCccttcgacgacgaccagcccttcgacgacgaccagccCTTCGACGGCCAGCCCTTCGACAACGACTAGCCCTTCGACAACCACCAGCCCGTCGACAACCACCAGCCCTTCGACAACGGCCAGCCCTTCGACGGCCAGCACTTCGACTACCGCTGAGCCCacttcgacgacgaccactTCGGAAGGGCCTACCTCGACCGCGACCAGCACGACTCTGGTTGCCGTCACCTCGGCTCCTGGTACTACGACAACCACGACCACCGATGCCGCGACCAGCACCTCGACTGAGGACGACTCTTGCCCTGATGACGAGACTACCACTACTCCCGTGGCGTCTTCTACAACCACAGGAACCCCAACCGTCACCTCGGCTCCTGGTACTACGACAACCACGACCACCAATGCCGCGACCAGCACGTCAACAGACGATGATTCGTGCCCAGATGACGAGACAAGCACCAGTCCTGTCGCGACTGCCACGTCGTCCCAACCCGTCATCACCAGCACCTCGACTGGGGACAACGGCGCCTACCCGACTACTGTGTCGCCGACTTCGGACAACAGCGCCAACCCGACCACCGCCTCGCAAGGCTACACGACGTCGACCATCTACACGACGACCACGCGTACCGTCACGTCTTGTCCCTCGACGGTCACGGACTGCCCAGCACGCGTTGTCACCGAAACTATTGCCGTCTCCACTACTGTCTGCCCTGTGACGGCCACCGAgacggccgcgccgcagcccaCCTCCTCGCTGCCCGCCGGCTGGACCACGTCCACGGTCTACTCGACCACGACGTACACAGTCACCAGCTGCGCGTCCACAGTGACGGACTGCCCAGCCAGGATCGGCCAGGTCACGACCGAGGTGATTGCCGTCAGCACCACCGTCTGCCCCATCACCGAAGTCGCCTCTCCCTCGCCGTCCGCGTCGGCCTCTGTTTCGggcccggccccggcgtCGCAAGCGTCCGAGATCGActcgacctcgaccacgCAGATCACCACCACGCGGTTCACCACCCTCACGGTGCCCAAGCCCGGCTCGACCGCCCCGGTTGCCGCGCCTTCCAACCCGCCATCGAGCCCGATCcagtcggcgccgtcggctggCTTCTCCACCACGcagggcggcgctagcccgTCGGGCACGCTGCCCGTAacggctggcgctggccggAGCGTGGTTGCGCTCGGTCTCCCGGCCGTGTTGGCTGCCCTGGCCCTTGCCATCTAAGGGCGCGGCTGCCTCGCATGTTTCGTTTGTCTGCACGGATTTGGGCCTTGATTTCTTCTTGGGTATCCGCATGTGAATCTGTAGCTAGCGGGTACTATCAACTTTCTCTGAAAATTTAGAATTTGGCGCGGTGAGAATGGGTTGAGGACGGGTTTGCTCGGATAATCTACTGCTTGCGTGTCTTTGGTGGTCTCTCTGTGGAATGCCTGGACATGTAAAACGAGCTTGTCCTTCGCCTCGGCCTCAACGCGACCAGCCCTAATGTATGATCAGTTCTAATGGATGATCAACGATGCGCTTGTGCCCTGCTGCTTCCGGCTTCCATGGGTATCCAAGAAATCCCACAGAATGCGGCGGCTCTTCTTTCGCAAGCCATCGCCATTGAAGCTCACTGTCTTATCGGACATGTTTACTGCGGTACGGCAGGCTAAACCTTCAGCCAACGACAGTGTATCGGTAATTTACGCTTTGAAGTTGATCTGTACGGAGTGCGTTTCTGAAACCGTGCACTCAATGACACCAGTCCTTTACCCAATCGAATGGAGTGCAGCCAACCACAGGTGATTTGGGCTCCATTGCTGGCACAGTAGTGTTACTGTGCATTTACTCCGTCTGGATGCCTTCATTCCCCAGCAGAAACCTAAACGCGGGGAACTGGGCGGCGCCTGATTGTTTACTGTGTCTTTCTTCCCTCTACAGCGCCGAATTGAGATCTAGAGCCGATCCACCAAGTGAGATTGCCGACTCGTCGACTTCCACTGAAGCTCCTTCCGAGCTGTCCACATCCTCTCTCCCCCGCCTCTTCCGAAGCTCTCTTTCATCCCGTCTCCGGGCTATGCCTCGACTACTTTCACCAATGCTCTGCCCTTCAACACAAGTCCTCTACGATGGCCACCATCGAGCCATGGCTCACGAACCTCCTCAACAAGCCGAAAACATCTGAGCTTCCGCCGTTGCAGCTCATGCCCTTGGGCGCTGCTCCGGGCCAGTCGCTTTCTCTTCCCCCGCTGGGACCCGAACTCGCTGGCGAGCACCGAGCCGACAGGTGCGCACCGACTCAAGCCATCTCGCTCTGCGctgccgacgacggccgcaTTGGAAAGCCGCCTGCGCAAGTAGACGATAACGGCGTCCTGCACACTGTGTCTATCCGACCGCTTCAGCTGCTACTCCGCGAGCCCGAGCCGGCACCCCAGGGGATTCCGCTGCGGAAGATTGTGCACGATGTGCCCAAGAGCCCCGAAGGCGCGTCGACAAAGAAGCGCCATAGGGCACTCACTGCCAAGGAGGATCTCGTGCAGCTGCCAAAGCTGCCCAAGAAGCAAAAGTCGACCCAGCAGGTAGTTCCTCCGATCATCGCTGGCCTCCACGAACCCCCGCCCGACCCTGCAGTGTTCCCTCCCATCACGTCGGCATCGTTTGATGACAGCGAGACTTTTGGCCTGGGGTCGTGGAAGGACTTGGGCAGCAGTCTGGAAGACCGATCGGCACCCTCTTCCGCCGTCGATGCTGAGCCGGCCAATCCTCCTCCAAAGCCGAAGAGACGCCCGATGAAGCCAAGAAGAAAGtggacggaggaggagaccAAAAATCTCTTACTGGGAGTGAGTCGTCACGGCGTAGGGAGGTGGACAAGCATCTTGGAGGACCCGGATTTCCAGTTCAACGGCCGGACAGCGGGGGACTTGAAGGACCGTTTCAGGACATGCTGCCCTGAGGAGCTTCGGATGACCGCGGTCGACGAGCTGACGGGTCACGGTGAGGCGGCTGCGTCAGCGGCTCTGGAAGGAACCACGAGGCCCAAGAATGGATTACACTTGGAGGATATCTTGATTCCAGTCGGGGACGGCGTGACCGACCACGATggcgcctcgccgcccgcgcagcACGACACCGATGCGGCGCCCAAGCGCAGGAGAACCCGGGCGCACCGCAAGAAATTGGAGGATCTTGCCGAGCTGGGTATCCACGGTCCGTTTGAACAGTCAAACCGGCGGAAGCGCCGGCCGTTCACCAAgcaggacgacgaggccatTCTAGATGGCCTCAAGCAGTATGGACCGTCTTGGACCAGGATCCAGCGGGATCCCAGATACGGCTTGTCGAGCCGACAGCCCACCGATCTGCGCGACCGGGTCAGGAACAAGTACCCCGAAATCTACGCAAACATCGAAAAGGCCAACCTCCTCAAGGAGGCCGCCCGGGAGGCCGCGCGCGGCAAGGCCAGTACGCTCGAGCCGTCTGTCAAGCTGAGCACGGAAAATCTACGTGGCTCTGTCGTCCTCCCCTCCTTGGAGCCGCAGCTCAGCCGATCGGGGTCGAGGGAAGATATGTTGAGACGCACAGCAACGCCCTCGGCCTACGAGTCGACCGAGTCTCTGCCTGCCCTCGCCGATATTTTCGACATGACTGACTCCCACGGGATGTCGTTGCTGGGAGCCCCCCCGGAGATGGATCTAAGCCATCTCATCCTGGACGATTCGCACATCGGCGGTGAGCGTCGTCTTGGCCAGGGCCGATAGGACTCCCAGATCACAGTCTCTGTGGATACGGGTCTCGGCTGGCCATCTGAGGCCCAAGCCCATCCATCACAAGTGCCAAAACACTCACATTCAACGTTCACGCTTGGTTTGTTCGCCAGTCGGTTGACTATCTGATACGTTCTCCTAGGAGTCTGTCACCTGGAACTTGTGTTCCGTTTGTGCCGTTCCGGAGCCCGTTTGCAGTGTTTACATTCGGTGTTTTGATGGTATTTTGACCCCGGAACCACGCACTGGCGTTTAGGAGTTGAGCGGGTAAGAGGGATCTACCTACAGGTTAGATATGGGAGCAATCTCTGCCTCACACGAGCAACACTTCTCACGTGCTTTTGTTAGCTGTCGTGATAAATTAGCATCGAACAAGCTCTTTGGTCTGGCTGGGGCGCGTCGATCTCAGCCGCCTTGCTGCTCGGGTGAACGGTTCTATGGGAATGGGATCATGTCAAATTTGGATACTCCGTAGCTGCAGAATAAACTACGGTTACACAATGTCAAGTGGTGCATGCAATGGATGATTTTCACAATCCCGCTCTGACACCACGCCATCGGGGAGGCGAGCAGAATGAACAGAAGAAGGCAGTACAAGACTAAACACGAGCAAGACACAAAATGTCAGGCCCTTGGACGTGTGGCATAGCACTTCCATGGTTTGGAGACTGCCAGGAGCGAAGCCCAGGGTCGCTGacgccgccttcctcgaggagctcgtTGATCATTGGGAACGTGAGAAACGCTCGATAAACCCTAACCCTTTAATGTAGGTATCCCGCTTTACGCACAGACCATCAATTATTTTTGCCCTTCCACCGCCTTGCGGACCCACCAAGTGCGCTAGGGCTTTCGAGGCACAAAACCAATTTTCAGGCTGATTTACCCGCGCTTCCACTTTGCGAGCATCCCTTTCGCTTTCCCATCGACCGGCACATTGACACCGACAGCGAGTCAAGATGGGTAGAGGACCGTAAGTGATTTGACTTGAGAGATTCTTTACTTCCTTTCACTTCGGCAGGCTGCTTTTCCCGATTGAAAGCTTAGCCTGCCGTCTCTTTGTGGTGCAGAACCATGCAATCGCGGGTTCCCAGCCCACGCGATTCGAGAAGTTGGAACCTCGAGATGCTGACCCATGGGGAACAGGAAGAAGCACCAGAAGCGCCTTAGTGCGCCCTCGCACTGGCTTCTCGATAAGCTGTCGGGCGCCTACGCCCCTCGGCCGTCTCCTGGTCCGCACAAGCTCCGCGACTGCATGCCGCTGATCGTCTTCGTCCGCAACCGCCTCAAGTATGCGCTCAACTACCGCGAGACCAAGGCCATCCTGATGCAGCGCCTCGTCAAGGTCGACGGCAAGGTCCGCACCGACATCACCTACCCGGCCGGCTTCATGGACGTCATCACGATCGAGAAGACGGGCGAGAACTTCCGCCTCGTCTACGACACCAAGGGCCGCTTCACCGTCCACCGCATTCAGGATGAGGAGGCCAAGTACAAGCTGGGCAAGGTCAAGCGCGTTCAGctcggccgtggtggtgTGCCATTCTTGGTTACGCATGATGCGAGAACGTAAGTTCTTTCGACATCTGTCAGCCGTTGGACCAAGCTTTGGCTGGACCGCCGGATCTCGCacggcgagacggcgctCGAAGCGGGGATCTCTACGGTTGGTATGTCACAGCTTCCCCCCGTTTGCTAACGATATCTCGGCAGCATCCGCTACCCCGACCCGCTGATCAAGGTGAACGACACCGTCAAGATCGACCTGGAGACGGGCAAGATTACCGACTTCATCAAGTTCGACACTGGCGCCATTGCCATGGTCACCGGTGGTCGTAACATGGGCCGTGTCGGCGTCATCACCCACCGTGAGCGCCACGACGGTGGCTTCGGCATCGTCCACCTCAAGGATGCCATTGACAACACGTTCGCCACCCGTGAGAGCAACGTCTTCGTCATCGGCAGCGAGAAGCCCTGGATTTCCCTGCCCAAGGGCAGGGGTGTCAAGCTCAccatcgccgaggagcgcgaCCGGAGACGGGCGCACGCTCTGGCTGGTCACTAAATGCGGGTTACTATGGATTTTCGGGCAGGGCAATGGGTTGCTGATCTTACAAAAGCATGCTGGATGGAGTACCGGGTGTCACTTTTAGTTTAGGCTCGGCAAGATGGCCCTCTTGCTAACAGGTATACCCGGGTTAGGAATTGACCCGAATACTCAACTGCCCGTCCGCATTGAGACTTGCCTTTTGTTCTTTCCCCGGTTGTTCCTTGCATGTCCGGTTCCGGGAGACGTGCTTTTTCTTAGCTTAGCGTTCTGGACCGTGGTCGCTCGGCGCCGTTTGGCTGGCCCTCTTTCCTCAAGCACCTCGCTGGCTGAGGCGGTGAGGCTCTTGTGTGCCACATCGCATCCCGCGCCAATGTATACTATGGGGCTAGCCTCTGGCAGCAGTGGGCAGAGGGCAGAGCCGCCCTTGACGCCCGACGTCCTCCCCGATGCCAGGGGAAAGAGGCGGGACAAGGGGAAAGAGGCGGGACAGCCCGATCTCTCGCCGCCCGTCTCTCTCAACGCACGACAACAGTTTGTTGGCCAACATGCAGCGAATCGTCTGCCGCATTGTCAGACAGACAGCCACAGCACGAGGGAGGCGCGGACAacgctgatggctaaagaggtcccgccaagactaatttcggccaattgtcggcaatgtttttacaacgtttttacgcaaccccgatcgccaaggcgttttcgctatcgccaaggggtttgcactatcgccacgggttagccacgggttagttcgccgggggtgcggggggcggcgccagccccccgctggttagggtaagggttatggttagggtgagggtcaaggttagggtgagggttaacttcattttcttttttttcgatttggttgaggtttcgtaaagttgttgcaacgagtctttgcgattgttcgttgttgatgttgctcgaagttgtcgcggccccgtcgtggccccgctcaccccgtggcgattgtaaatacttgtaagcggcagtctccgaaattagtcttggcgggacctctttagccataacccgGACAACGGGATAGGTGGGAAGGAACAGAAAATGAGcgcagccgccaccgccaagCACCACTGCCAAGCACCACCTCACCACAGAGCATCACCGCAGAGCATCACCGCTAGTTAGTTGACGACCTCATGGAACTGGTGCACCTTAATTACCGCCACCAGGCGCCGAACCCGCCGGACATCTGAGACAGATGTTGATTGACATTTGGCTTGTTGGTGTTGGTCACCGCCCGCTGGCGTGTCTTCTCCCATGTATCCGTGTTCTTGTGGcttactgtgtagtgtacagAGGGTGTATGTCTCTCTCGATGTGTGTGTGCGGATGTAGTGTAGATTCGTCGGCCCCTGAGTTGGCGCAAGTTGCTCTTCTTGCACCGTGGCCATTTTGACGTCCATGTGGTACATGTGCACTCAGTACAATATGTACGAGGCTTCACAGTAACTTCAGGTAGTTTCACTATGGTTTGGCGGCGACATTCATGCCGGTAGTTACGTGGCGGTGTCTCCTGGTTTTGTTTCCTGCCTTTCGCTCGTTACTTgcttgttttctttttttggAAGAAGCCCCCTTGCTCGCTACCTGCTCTTTGGGACCGCCCTACCGagctagtgtacactacacgaCACCATTACGTTACTGCgcatgtacggaatacactacaTAATGTACATAATAGTCTTCCAGGACCAGGATCTGGGCAATGGGTCGGGAGGGAAGCTGGAAACCTCCAGCCCCGCGACGCGAAAGAAAGTTGGCTAGAAACTGGGCTGTCACACAGGCGTTGTGCTGGAGAAGCTGGGTTGGGCCGGGTTGCCACTCACTTAACACAAGCGAGCAGTGAACGAGAGGCGCCGCGTGGCCAGGGAAGAGGCGGTGGGCCGGTCATGTCAGACATGGACGCTCAGCACACACTCATGGTGGGTCGGGAAGTGGTGACGGAGGGTGCCAGTATCCATGCCTGGGCGGGTGCCGAAACTGGGTTGGAAACTTGGCAATGCGTCTCGCAGTCGTGGAGTCTTGATGAGGAAACGGCAAGGCTCTGTTTCGTTCTTTGGAGTGTATGGaatagtgtacggaatactcctTAGTGTAAGTGCCCGGTTTTGCGGGGTTGTTTGTGTTCCCGCAGAGAGTCCTGCGGAGAGACAGACATAGCAGAGCCGACGGCAATTGGTGGTTTGCGTTGCGATTTGGTAATAGCACTACGTAGGAAGTGCGAAAAGGGCAGGTCGTCGTCTGACCAGTGCAACCATCGGAGCATCGACCGGTGGAGTTGCTGGCTGTGTAGTGTATGCGTTTACTAAGTAAGACGTCGGCAAATTGTTGGCTAAGGTGTGTTCCTCTGCGTTGGACGTGTTAAAGTTGCTTTGGACTTTGTTTGGAT is part of the Thermothielavioides terrestris NRRL 8126 chromosome 2, complete sequence genome and encodes:
- a CDS encoding glycoside hydrolase family 18 protein (CAZy_ID 270175); amino-acid sequence: MLTKTVAVAALAAVPALATPAVNVYWGASAGTDRLRDYCDSTGFEYVTLGFVNNSPENDPSSLKYPGTNFANHCIAAKYTDPNGVSSQLLSECGLISADIRYCQSKGKKVLLSIGGTWNPPDANYTVSSPPEGEYFANFIWAAFGPYDASQPHVRPFDDFYQGAEPGQEHFVFDGFDFDIEYKFDDQNGYVAMVNRLRYLTSQDTSKKYLITAAPECPLSDQWFKMKNIIQSSQFDALFVQFYNNIGCEGVDGNNFDDWATYLQSTASKDAKIFIGLPGSPNAAGTGYLAPDDAAQLLNKHKNKPAFGGVMVWDAYFGSQNVNNGQTYYEYVHDVACGPPTSTTTATGPTATPTACVRKYEVVSGDNCFDIGNRYGLDVATLKLLNPSLDANCDIWPGQILCVELGFPPTSTSTTVSATSTSTTSTPTASPSTTTSPSTTTSPSTTTSPSTTTSPSTTTSPSTASTSTTTSPSTTTRPSTTTSPSTTTSPSTTTSPSTTTSPSTTTSPSTASPSTTTSPSTTTSPSTTTSPSTTASPSTASTSTTAEPTSTTTTSEGPTSTATSTTLVAVTSAPGTTTTTTTDAATSTSTEDDSCPDDETTTTPVASSTTTGTPTVTSAPGTTTTTTTNAATSTSTDDDSCPDDETSTSPVATATSSQPVITSTSTGDNGAYPTTVSPTSDNSANPTTASQGYTTSTIYTTTTRTVTSCPSTVTDCPARVVTETIAVSTTVCPVTATETAAPQPTSSLPAGWTTSTVYSTTTYTVTSCASTVTDCPARIGQVTTEVIAVSTTVCPITEVASPSPSASASVSGPAPASQASEIDSTSTTQITTTRFTTLTVPKPGSTAPVAAPSNPPSSPIQSAPSAGFSTTQGGASPSGTLPVTAGAGRSVVALGLPAVLAALALAI
- a CDS encoding 40S ribosomal protein S4, coding for MGRGPKKHQKRLSAPSHWLLDKLSGAYAPRPSPGPHKLRDCMPLIVFVRNRLKYALNYRETKAILMQRLVKVDGKVRTDITYPAGFMDVITIEKTGENFRLVYDTKGRFTVHRIQDEEAKYKLGKVKRVQLGRGGVPFLVTHDARTIRYPDPLIKVNDTVKIDLETGKITDFIKFDTGAIAMVTGGRNMGRVGVITHRERHDGGFGIVHLKDAIDNTFATRESNVFVIGSEKPWISLPKGRGVKLTIAEERDRRRAHALAGH